Sequence from the Nocardiopsis sp. YSL2 genome:
CGGGCTGGTGTTCTGGGGCGTCTCCGAGCCCATCCACCACCTGACGTGGCCGCGCAACTCCGACTTCATGCCCACCGACGACGGCCCCCTGCCCGAGGCCGCCAACGAGGCCCTGGCGCTCAGCCTGTTCCACTGGAGCTTCCACCCCTGGGCGATCTACATCGCGCTGGGGATGTCGCTGGGCTACTTCGCGTTCCGCAAGGGACTGCCGCTGCGCCCGGCCTCGGCCCTGTACCCGCTGATCGGGGACCGGGCCTTCGGCTGGCCCGGCAACATCGTCGACATCCTGGCGGTCTTCGGCACCATCTTCGGCCTGGCGACGTCCCTGGGCCTGGGCACGCTGCAGATCAACGGCGGGCTGAACCACGTGTTCGGCATCCCGACCAACTCGACCGTCCAGTCGATCATCATCATCGTCATCACCAGCATCGCCCTGCTGAGCGTGCTGGCCGGGATCGACAAGGGCATCCGGCGCCTGTCGGTCATCAACCTGTGGCTGGCGTTCCTGCTGCTGGGCGTCGTCTTCCTGTTCGGGCCCAAGCTGTTCATGATCTCCACCATGACCACGTCCGCGGGCGACTACCTGGGCAACCTGGTCCCGTGGAGCCTGGCCTTCCCGAGTCCGCAGACCGACCCGCAGGCCGCCGCCTGGACCACCGCCTGGAGCGTCTTCTACTGGGGCTGGTGGATCTCGTGGGCGCCCTTCGTCGGCATCTTCCTCGCCCGGATCTCCTACGGCCGCACCATCCGTGAGTTCGTCCTGGGCGCGCTGTTCGCCCCGGTCGTGGTCTCCATCCTGTGGTTCGGCGTGTTCGGCGGCTCCGGCCTGTTCTACGAGCTGTACGAGAACGCCGGCCTGGCCGACCTGGCCGAGGAGGACCGCGCGTTCCGCGTGATGGACCTGATGTTCTCCTTCGCGCCGACCCTGGGCAACGCGGTCTCACTCCTGCTCATCCTGGTGGTCACGATCTTCTTCGTCACCTCCTCCGACTCCGGCTCGCTGGTCGTGGACACCCTCACCAACGGGGGCGACACCAACCCGGTCCGCTGGCAGCGGGCCTTCTGGGCGATCGCCGAGGGCGGGGTCACCCTCATCCTGCTGGTGCTGGGCGGAGAGAACGCCCTGGCGGCGCTCCAGGCGGCGTCGGTGGTGACGGGTCTGCCCTTCGCCCTGATCCTGCTGTTCATGATCTGGGGACTGGCGCGGGCGCTGTCCCGCGAGCGGATTCCGAAGCTGGTCTCACCGGAGCGCCGCTCCGAGGGCAAGCAGCCGCCCGCCGCGAAGTCCTGACCCGGAGGGAACACACCACGTGAGCCACGCATCCACGGACACCGACAGGAGGCGGACGTGACACCCAAGAGGTTCAGCAACCCCTTTCACGGGGTGGTGGACATGATCACCGAGATGAACCGCATCTCCGACACCATGTCCTCGATCGAGACCAGCCAGGCGGGTGAGCGCGAGCGCGGCTACGCCGACGCCTGGAGCCCGCCCACGGACATCCTGGCCCGCGGCGAGGACCTCGTCGTCCGGTGCGAGATCCCCGGTGTCTACGAGCAGGACGTGACCGTCAGCCTGTCCCACGGCGTCCTCACCATCAGCGGGGAGCGCCAGCGCGATGAGGACGACGTCGTGTACTACTCGTCCGAGCGGTACATGGGCACCTTCCGACGGGAGATCAGCCTGCCCGAGGAGATCAGCGAGAACGACATCGAGGCGAGCTACGGCGAGGGGCTGCTGGAGGTGACCGTGCACGGCGCGGCCAACACCACCGCGCCCAGGAAGATCTCGATCCGGCGGCGCAAGCGCTAGGACGATCGCCCGGAACCCCCTGCGGTGCGTCACCGCAGGGGGTTTCCTGTGCCCGGAGAGTGCCGGGAACCGAACGGGCCCGCGATCCGACGTGAGGGGGGAACGGCCGCGCACCCAGCGGCCCGAGACCGTGGAGCACCCATGCACCCGACCCGTACCGCCGGGGCCGCCGCCCTGTTCTCCCTCGTCCTGGCCCTGTCCGCCTGCGGAGGCGCCGACCAGCCGCAGGAGCAGGCCGCCGCCGGGGACGGCGCGGCCGAGGACGCCACCGCCGCCGACGGCTTCGAGATCACCGACCCCTGGATCAAGGCCGCCACCGTCGAGGACGGCATGACGGCCGTGTTCGGCGAGATCGGCAACGGTTCCGACACCGACGTGACCATCGTCTCCGCCGCGCACGAGGCCGCGGGCATGACCGAACTGCACGAGGGCGTCACCGAGGGCGCCGACACCACCATGCGCGAGGTCGAGGAGGGCTTCGCCATCCCGGCGGGCGGCTCCCGGACCCTGGAGGCCGGCGGCGACCACATCATGCTGATGGACCTGAGCGAGGACCTGGAGCCGGGTACCGAGTCCACCGTCACCGTGGAGTTCGCCGACGGCTCCACCGCCGAGTTCACCGCACAGGTCAAGGAGTTCGCGGGCGCCAACGAGGAGTACGGCGGCGGCGAGGAGGAGTCGGAGGGCGAGCACACCGACCACGCGTACACGGAGGACGAGGGCTGATGAGCGAGCGCAGACCGCTCTCGGACCGGTTCTCGCGGCGCGGCCTCCTCCTGGGCGGCGCCGCCGCGGGCATCGGCGCCGCCGGGGCGACCGTCACCCACCGGCTGGTCGGTGAGGAGCCCCCACCCGCGAACACGGCGCCGCCGGTCCACGGCACACGGACGGTCGCCTTCCACGGCCCGCGCCAGGCCGGGGTGGAGACCCCGCCCCAGGCACACGCCTGCTTCGTCGCCCTGGACCTGGAGTCCGGCGTGGACGCCGAGGGCGTGGGACGCCTCCTGCGGCTGCTCAGCGA
This genomic interval carries:
- a CDS encoding Hsp20/alpha crystallin family protein, with the translated sequence MTPKRFSNPFHGVVDMITEMNRISDTMSSIETSQAGERERGYADAWSPPTDILARGEDLVVRCEIPGVYEQDVTVSLSHGVLTISGERQRDEDDVVYYSSERYMGTFRREISLPEEISENDIEASYGEGLLEVTVHGAANTTAPRKISIRRRKR
- a CDS encoding BCCT family transporter — translated: MRTYIREHTNPTVFGVSGVVIIAFLVIGIVATEPLLNATTVTRDWISSELGWLYVLSTTFFLGMAVFMMLGKYGRIRLGPDDSRPEFSTLAWFAMLFTTGMGIGLVFWGVSEPIHHLTWPRNSDFMPTDDGPLPEAANEALALSLFHWSFHPWAIYIALGMSLGYFAFRKGLPLRPASALYPLIGDRAFGWPGNIVDILAVFGTIFGLATSLGLGTLQINGGLNHVFGIPTNSTVQSIIIIVITSIALLSVLAGIDKGIRRLSVINLWLAFLLLGVVFLFGPKLFMISTMTTSAGDYLGNLVPWSLAFPSPQTDPQAAAWTTAWSVFYWGWWISWAPFVGIFLARISYGRTIREFVLGALFAPVVVSILWFGVFGGSGLFYELYENAGLADLAEEDRAFRVMDLMFSFAPTLGNAVSLLLILVVTIFFVTSSDSGSLVVDTLTNGGDTNPVRWQRAFWAIAEGGVTLILLVLGGENALAALQAASVVTGLPFALILLFMIWGLARALSRERIPKLVSPERRSEGKQPPAAKS
- a CDS encoding copper chaperone PCu(A)C, which codes for MHPTRTAGAAALFSLVLALSACGGADQPQEQAAAGDGAAEDATAADGFEITDPWIKAATVEDGMTAVFGEIGNGSDTDVTIVSAAHEAAGMTELHEGVTEGADTTMREVEEGFAIPAGGSRTLEAGGDHIMLMDLSEDLEPGTESTVTVEFADGSTAEFTAQVKEFAGANEEYGGGEEESEGEHTDHAYTEDEG